The following coding sequences lie in one Bremerella alba genomic window:
- a CDS encoding DinB family protein, producing the protein MSDEVLREHVLYVLNGGGAHLGFDQAIGGLKPELRGAKADGCSHTAWRLVEHLRICQWDILQFSINANHVSPEFPIGLWPPTDGPPNEKAWDACVEAFRTDAQAMVDLMADPNTDLFAPIPHGDGQTILREALLVADHNAYHLGQLVFLRRCLGDWSD; encoded by the coding sequence ATGTCAGACGAAGTACTCCGAGAGCATGTCCTTTACGTCCTTAACGGCGGCGGAGCACATCTCGGGTTCGACCAGGCCATCGGTGGTTTGAAACCGGAACTACGCGGGGCTAAGGCCGACGGCTGTTCTCATACCGCATGGCGACTGGTCGAGCATCTGCGGATCTGCCAGTGGGATATCTTGCAGTTCTCGATCAACGCCAATCACGTCTCGCCAGAGTTCCCGATCGGCTTGTGGCCTCCAACAGATGGGCCTCCGAATGAGAAGGCCTGGGATGCGTGTGTGGAAGCGTTTCGTACCGATGCTCAGGCAATGGTCGACTTGATGGCCGACCCCAACACCGATCTGTTCGCCCCTATTCCGCATGGCGATGGCCAGACGATTCTGCGGGAAGCCTTGCTGGTGGCCGATCACAACGCGTATCACCTCGGGCAATTGGTGTTCTTGCGGCGGTGTCTGGGGGATTGGAGCGATTGA
- a CDS encoding polynucleotide kinase-phosphatase: MQMKIPKLSLVVLIGPSGSGKSTFARQHFLPTEVLSSDTCRGLVSDDENSQEATNDAFDVLHYIADKRLAQGLLTVVDATNVQPEARRPLVELARQYHVLPVAIVLNMPETLCQARNSDRADRTFGPHVIRNQRSQLRRSLKALKREKFRHVFVMDSVEQVEAATVERVPLWNDRSDEHGPLDIIGDVHGCGTELEELLAALGYQIQTADEEDALWGNAYYAHPEGRKAMFVGDLVDRGPRVLDCVKIARNMVYHGTGLCVPGNHDMKPLRKLNGRNVQLTHGLAETVAEIDALPEEIREPFCRAMAQFLDGLVSHYVLDDGKLVVAHAGMKEEFQGRGSGKVREFALYGETTGETDEFGLPVRYNWAAEYRGSAMVVYGHTPVPQPQWLNHTVNVDTGCVFGGKLTGLRYPEGEFVSVAAKETYCKSSRPFLPQDQDAPLSAQQQHDDVLDLEDVLGKRIISTRLQHSVTIREENSTAALEVMSRFAANPKWLVYLPPTMSPCETSQEPGLLEHPAEAFSYFRGQGVAQVVCQEKHMGSRAVVVICRDQQAARDRFGVTDGETGIITTRTGRRFFPDAELEARVLDRLRTAMTAAGFWDQFNTNWACFDCELMPWSAKAQELLRSQYAAVGAAGCAALPKAIDALKQMAGRLGDDDPLRYSPELDKYSDRLTSVQQFVSAYRQYCWPVESINDYKLAPFHLLATEGQVHIDQNHVWHMETLASICREDSELLLATPFKMIDVTQQHQVKEGIAWWEVRTQQGGEGMVVKPLDWIVTGNKGLVQPAVKCRGKEYLRIIYSPDYDSAQNLKRLRSRNLNRKRSLALREFALGIEGLERFVRGEPLRRVHECVFGVLALESEPVDPRL, encoded by the coding sequence GCGGGCTGGTCAGCGATGACGAGAACAGCCAGGAGGCCACCAACGATGCGTTCGACGTGCTGCACTACATCGCGGACAAACGCCTCGCGCAGGGGCTGTTGACGGTGGTCGATGCGACCAACGTGCAGCCGGAAGCTCGGCGTCCGCTGGTCGAACTGGCTCGGCAGTATCATGTGCTGCCGGTGGCCATTGTGCTGAACATGCCGGAGACGCTTTGCCAGGCGCGAAATAGCGATCGGGCAGACCGCACGTTCGGTCCGCATGTGATTCGCAACCAACGTTCGCAATTGCGACGAAGCTTGAAAGCGCTTAAACGCGAGAAGTTTCGGCATGTCTTCGTGATGGACAGCGTCGAGCAGGTCGAAGCCGCCACCGTCGAGCGCGTTCCGCTTTGGAACGATCGTAGCGACGAGCATGGCCCGCTCGACATCATCGGCGACGTGCACGGCTGCGGCACCGAGTTGGAAGAACTTTTGGCCGCGCTGGGCTACCAGATTCAAACGGCAGACGAAGAAGACGCACTGTGGGGCAACGCGTACTACGCCCATCCAGAAGGCCGCAAGGCAATGTTCGTGGGCGACCTGGTCGACCGGGGGCCGCGGGTACTTGATTGCGTGAAGATCGCGCGGAACATGGTGTACCATGGTACCGGTCTGTGCGTGCCTGGTAACCACGACATGAAGCCGCTGCGTAAGCTCAACGGGCGCAACGTGCAGCTTACCCACGGGCTGGCCGAGACCGTCGCCGAGATCGATGCACTGCCGGAAGAAATCCGCGAGCCGTTCTGCCGCGCGATGGCCCAGTTTCTGGATGGACTGGTCAGTCACTACGTGCTCGACGACGGCAAGCTGGTCGTGGCTCATGCCGGGATGAAAGAAGAGTTTCAAGGCCGTGGCTCAGGCAAGGTGCGCGAGTTCGCGCTTTACGGAGAAACTACCGGCGAAACAGACGAGTTTGGCCTGCCGGTGCGTTACAACTGGGCCGCCGAGTACCGTGGCTCGGCGATGGTCGTGTACGGGCACACACCGGTTCCGCAGCCCCAGTGGCTTAACCATACGGTTAACGTCGACACCGGTTGCGTCTTCGGCGGAAAGCTCACCGGGCTACGCTACCCGGAAGGGGAATTCGTTTCGGTCGCGGCGAAGGAGACTTACTGCAAGTCGTCGCGTCCCTTCCTGCCGCAAGACCAAGACGCCCCCCTGTCGGCCCAGCAGCAACACGACGATGTTCTTGATTTGGAAGACGTTCTAGGAAAGCGGATCATCTCGACCCGGCTGCAGCACAGCGTTACCATTCGCGAGGAAAACTCGACCGCCGCGCTCGAAGTGATGAGCCGCTTTGCTGCCAATCCCAAGTGGTTAGTCTATTTGCCGCCGACGATGTCGCCGTGTGAAACGTCGCAGGAGCCTGGCTTGCTCGAGCATCCGGCCGAAGCGTTTTCGTACTTCCGCGGCCAAGGCGTTGCTCAAGTGGTGTGCCAAGAGAAGCACATGGGGTCCCGGGCGGTCGTGGTGATTTGCCGCGACCAGCAGGCCGCTCGCGATCGCTTCGGTGTGACCGACGGAGAAACGGGCATCATCACCACCCGGACCGGACGCCGCTTCTTTCCAGATGCCGAACTCGAAGCACGTGTACTTGATCGACTGCGTACGGCCATGACAGCCGCCGGGTTCTGGGATCAGTTTAACACCAACTGGGCGTGTTTCGACTGCGAACTGATGCCCTGGTCGGCGAAAGCCCAAGAGCTGTTACGCTCGCAATACGCAGCCGTCGGCGCGGCGGGCTGTGCGGCGTTGCCCAAAGCGATTGATGCCTTAAAACAAATGGCTGGGCGACTGGGTGACGACGATCCGTTGCGCTATTCGCCTGAACTAGACAAGTATTCCGATCGCCTCACCAGCGTCCAGCAGTTTGTTTCAGCCTATCGACAATACTGCTGGCCGGTCGAATCGATCAACGATTACAAACTGGCCCCGTTTCATTTGCTGGCCACCGAAGGCCAGGTACACATCGATCAGAATCACGTTTGGCACATGGAAACGTTGGCCAGCATCTGCCGCGAAGACTCGGAGTTACTCTTAGCGACCCCTTTCAAAATGATCGACGTGACGCAGCAGCACCAGGTGAAGGAGGGCATCGCTTGGTGGGAGGTGCGCACACAGCAAGGGGGCGAAGGAATGGTGGTCAAGCCGTTAGACTGGATTGTGACAGGCAATAAGGGCTTAGTGCAGCCGGCGGTCAAATGCCGTGGTAAAGAGTACCTGCGAATTATTTACAGCCCCGATTACGATTCAGCACAAAACCTGAAACGCCTGAGAAGCCGCAACCTGAATCGCAAACGCTCGCTGGCATTACGCGAGTTTGCCCTGGGGATCGAAGGCCTGGAACGCTTCGTCCGCGGCGAGCCACTGCGCCGCGTGCATGAGTGCGTCTTCGGCGTACTGGCGCTAGAGAGCGAACCGGTCGATCCGCGGCTGTAA